The following are from one region of the Littorina saxatilis isolate snail1 linkage group LG4, US_GU_Lsax_2.0, whole genome shotgun sequence genome:
- the LOC138964144 gene encoding cadherin-23-like, translating into MDGKMPPVLLTIVIFLTPHLCLAQQPIFVYPVQDGSTTVSLDEGSRVGTAVLTVLLDQPTSEVTAITAVRVSDGVDVSGHLVLVASSEQIITKVVLDFETTSVYMVTVTAVSDTTETETATFRLQVTDLKDETPEFDASNKYTVPWAEEQPSGSTVFPSFVVNDKDAGDTHTFTLTGLHANQFYVNPSTGEIKALRQLDRDATGATTFFTMDLTVTDQGSNSATETLEVTLTDINDNPPVCTPALYSSTVPENSNMDTNVATLTCTDIDDGNNGVINRSTIVSGDDQAEKFKNSGADVLTRNNQLDYEAKDSYTLVVHVIDDGPTPMTGSATVVVFVGNVNEHTPSFAPVTYTAAVDEDAGAGILVTKVTATDQDTGGKDGTIRYSIVSGNGVSAFTIDSATGQISTTGVGLDREVTDTHTLTVRASDDVPGSPTEKFADATVVITVIDVNDNAPLCTPVVYQARVTEPSGMAATVVTLTAVDDDEAGTAFATTTFTITGGNSPVFFQISGSDVQLTQPVDYETTKSYTLTIRVEDQGTPPLSSTCRVDVTIVSANEFPPITTDPNQSINLPEITAIGTVVHDVDATDEDQGIGSVITYNITSGNTNSDFFCYASTGEVVVWNALDFDTPPQTYNLTIEAADDGGLSGSMWLFVQLTDSNDQVPQFTNNVYAVTVQENVANFTKVATVQAVDTDTGPAGTVVYTAVSGNGMALFAVDSDTGDVTTTGNIDREVRNRYSLVIQASDGGTPSLSSTALVDITIEDLNDNAPKFTPEDFIVNVREDVGVGVSVTTVTAADADSAASNNVFSYVLADTHFEVDAATGVVTVKATLDRETKSEHVLKIEAPDSGAPSLTGTATVTVIVDDVNDNTPVITGIYTPTVPENTATGTIVTTVIATDKDSGDNARLTYVIVNGNTDNDFIISDVNGIIQVKNSLNRERTASYNLIVEVNDNGNPKLTATITATIIITDINDNAPKWLSNSYSFAVSENVAAGQAVGTVAATDADIGVNAALTFSVVLFWTGERAHFNLDGATGAITTATPLDRETTAQYQAWLRVTDAGTPQLHADVNVSIAVTDLNDNEPRFDSVSYDVTTIENKPVGTGLLIVTVTDDDIGVNADVTLSIDTSTVAGARAAQFFEVTSGTGVVAVKQVLDRETDASFFFTLLAKDGGTPSHTSSANVTVTVADVNDNAPVFTQSYYNTEIAYSGQCTRSIVTLTATDADTGLNGQVTYFLQTTSFANLFQVDASSGEFSMLSGLTAKTMYTMNVSARDGGTPTLTANTPTLIRVDALVPNDVIVTFKLGITVPAFLKQQAAFLQLLQVMMQQTYPTAVAKLWCAETNSDGLADAHVYFLSDDSTESVASSNGAKYYVTQATARAVFTSDPAGSPNSALTGTEWAPYNIQSVLPYAESQTPWEETGEGIAIITVSAIAGLALLVAAAYMSVRYCRLFERSPFKQAKQPRQILVEERKPPARNNIQPEPTKQGHKPRAMIFEKDNLFWGHSGQLN; encoded by the exons ATGGACGGGAAGATGCCACCCGTGCTGCTGACGATAGTGATTTTCCTGACTCCTCACTTATGTCTTGCCCAAC AACCCATCTTCGTCTATCCAGTCCAGGATGGATCTACAACAGTGTCTCTAGACGAAGGCAGCAGAGTAGGTACTGCGGTTCTAACAGTCCTGCTGGATCAGCCAACGAGCGAGGTGACGGCCATTACCGCTGTCAGGGTATCTGACGGGGTGGATGTTTCTGGGCACCTGGTGCTGGTGGCTAGTAGTGAACAGATCATTACCAAAGTTGTGCTGGATTTCGAGACCACCTCAGTCTACATGGTGACTGTCAC AGCTGTGAGCGAcactacagagacagagacagccaccTTCAGGCTACAGGTGACGGACCTGAAAGATGAGACCCCCGAGTTTGATGCAAGCAACAAATACACTGTCCCCTGGGCAGAGGAACAGCCGTCAGGTTCCACTGTTTTTCCTTCCTTTGTAGTCAACGACAAGGACGCTGGTGACACCCACACGTTCACTCTTACGG GGCTTCACGCCAACCAGTTCTACGTCAACCCCAGTACAGGCGAGATCAAGGCCTTACGACAACTGGACAGAGATGCGACCGGTGCAACGACATTCTTCACCATGGATCTGACCGTGACTGACCAAGGGTCAAACTCAGCCACTGAAACCCTTGAGGTGACCTTGACTGACATCAACGACAACCCGCCTGTGTGCACTCCCGCTTTATACTCCAGTACCGTGCCGGAAAATTCGAATATGG ACACAAACGTCGCGACCTTGACCTGTACAGACATCGACGACGGCAACAACGGCGTTATCAACAGATCCACCATCGTCAGCGGCGACGACCAGGCCGAGAAGTTTAAGAACAGCGGGGCTGATGTGTTGACACGAAACAACCAGTTGGATTATGAGGCGAAGGATTCGTACACTTTGGTCGTGCATGTCATAGACGACGGTCCTACGCCAATGACTGGTTCGGCCACTGTGGTCGTTTTC GTGGGGAATGTAAACGAGCACACCCCTTCGTTCGCTCCTGTCACCTACACTGCGGCAGTGGATGAAGATGCTGGGGCGGGAATACT GGTGACGAAGGTAACGGCCACAGACCAGGACACGGGAGGCAAAGACGGCACGATACGATACAGTATTGTCAGCGGGAACGGCGTTAGCGCTTTTACAATTGATTCTGCTACGGGCCAG ATCTCCACAACAGGAGTTGGCTTGGACAGAGAAGTcacagacactcacaccctGACAGTCCGTGCGAGTGACGACGTCCCAGGTTCTCCGACAGAGAAGTTTGCTGACGCAACAGTCGTCATCACTGTCATTGACGTCAATGACAACGCTCCCCTCTGCACGCCAGTGGTTTATCAG GCCCGCGTGACTGAACCGTCAGGGATGGCAGCTACAGTGGTGACGTTGACGGCTGTGGATGACGACGAAGCGGGCACTGCTTTCGCCACCACCACGTTCACCATTACTGGCGGCAACAGTCCTGTTTTCTTTCAGATCAGTGGCAGCGATGTACAGCTTACTCAG CCCGTGGACTACGAGACCACCAAGTCGTACACCTTGACCATCAGAGTAGAAGACCAGGGGACCCCTCCCCTGTCCTCCACCTGTCGAGTGGACGTCACCATCGTGTCCGCCAACGAGTTTCCTCCGATCACCACCGACCCCAACCAGAGCATCAACCTGCCAGAGATCACGGCCATCGGCACCGTAGTCCACGACGTGGACGCCACCGACGAAGACCAGGGCATCGGCTCTGTCATCACTTACAACATCACCAGCGGCAACACCAACAGCGATTTTTTCTGTTACGCCAGCACAGGCGAAGTGGTGGTGTGGAACGCTTTGGACTTTGACACGCCCCCTCAG ACCTACAACCTGACGATCGAGGCGGCGGATGACGGCGGGCTGTCGGGCAGCATGTGGCTCTTCGTGCAGCTGACGGACTCCAACGACCAGGTGCCTCAGTTCACCAACAACGTCTACGCCGTCACCGTGCAAGAGAACGTCGCCAACTTCACCAAGGTGGCCACCGTGCAGGCTGTTGACACCGACACGGGTCCAGCAG GCACAGTGGTGTACACAGCCGTCAGCGGCAACGGCATGGCGCTCTTCGCGGTAGATTCGGACACCGGTGACGTCACCACCACCGGAAACATCGACCGCGAGGTGCGCAACCGGTACTCACTGGTGATTCAGGCCAGCGACGGCggtaccccctccctctcctctacTGCCCTTGTCGACATCACCATCGAAGACCTCAACGACAACGCTCCCAAGTTCACCCCTGAGGACTTTATCGTCAATGTGAGGGAGGATGTTGGTGTGGGGGTCTCTGTGACGACCGTGACGGCTGCTGATGCTGATTCCGCGGCCAGCAACAACGTGTTTTCCTACGTGCTGGCTGATACTCACTTTGAGGTGGATGCCGCTACTGGTGTCGTCACTGTGAAGGCGACATTGGACAGAGAGACCAAGTCAGA ACACGTCCTAAAAATAGAGGCCCCAGACTCCGGAGCACCGTCTCTGACTGGCACCGCCACCGTCACCGTCATAGTCGATGACGTCAACGACAACACTCCCGTCATCACCGGCATCTACACGCCAACGGTGCCTGAAAACACCGCTACTGGAACAATTGTGACAACCGTTATCGCCACCGACAAAGACAGCGGCGACAACGCTAGGTTGACTTACGTCATCGTCAATGGCAACACCGATAATGATTTCATCATCTCTGACGTCAACGGTATCATACAG GTGAAGAATTCACTGAACCGAGAGCGTACAGCGTCATACAATCTGATCGTCGAGGTGAACGACAACGGCAACCCCAAGTTGACCGCAACCATCACcgccactatcatcatcaccgACATCAACGACAACGCCCCCAAATGGCTCAGTAACTCCTACTCCTTTGCCGTCAGTGAGAACGTTGCAGCTGGACAGGCTGTGGGAACG GTGGCAGCCACAGACGCTGACATTGGGGTGAACGCGGCCTTGACCTTCAGCGTGGTCCTCTTCTGGACCGGTGAGCGCGCGCATTTTAACCTTGACGGGGCCACTGGGGCCATCACCACGGCAACGCCGCTCGACAGGGAGACAACTGCGCAGTACCAGGCATGGCTCCGGGTCACTGACGCAG GCACACCTCAACTGCATGCGGACGTCAATGTGTCCATCGCTGTGACCGACCTCAACGACAACGAGCCTCGCTTTGACAGCGTGAGCTATGACGTCACCACGATTGAAAACAAGCCAGTGGGAACAGGCCTTCTGATCGTCACTGTCACTGATGACGACATTGGTGTCAATGCTGACGTCACTCTTTCCATCGACACGTCGACTGTGGCTGGGGCTCGCGCAGCACAGTTCTTTGAG GTAACATCTGGAACGGGCGTGGTGGCCGTCAAGCAGGTGCTTGACAGGGAGACAGATGCCTCCTTCTTTTTCACTCTGCTGGCTAAAGACGGCGGCACACCCTCTCATACGTCATCCGCCAACGTCACTGTCACAGTTGCTGACGTCAACGACAACGCTCCCGTTTTCACTCAGAGTTACTACAACACAGAG ATCGCTTACAGTGGTCAGTGCACACGAAGCATTGTCACACTGACCGCTACAGACGCGGACACTGGTCTCAACGGACAGGTGACCTACTTTCTGCAGACGACATCATTTGCAAATCTCTTCCAAGTGGACGCAAGTTCAG GTGAATTTTCCATGCTGTCAGGCCTGACAGCCAAAACTATGTACACCATGAATGTCTCAGCGAGAGACGGAGGTACCCCCACCCTCACCGCCAACACCCCCACTCTCATACGGGTGGATGCTCTGGTACCCAATGACGTCATCGTGACCTTCAAACTGGGCATCACGGTGCCCGCTTTCTTAAAACAACAAGCAGCCTTCTTGCAGCTGCTGCAAGTCATGATGCAGCAGACCTATCCAACAGCTGTCGCAAAACTGTGGTGTGCCGAGACCAACAGTGACGG ACTGGCGGACGCACATGTGTACTTTCTGAGTGACGACAGCACGGAGAGTGTTGCCAGTAGCAACGGCGCCAAATACTACGTGACCCAAGCCACGGCACGCGCTGTCTTCACCTCTGACCCTGCGGGATCACCCAACTCAGCTCTCACAG GTACCGAATGGGCGCCTTACAACATCCAGTCTGTTCTCCCGTACGCCGAGTCCCAGACGCCGTGGGAAGAAACAGGGGAGGGAATCGCCATCATCACTGTCAGCGCGATTGCCGGCCTTGCTTTGCTTGTGGCGGCTGCTTACATGAGCGTGCGCTACTGCAGACTCTTCGAACGGTCGCCCTTCAAACAAGC AAAACAGCCGAGACAGATTTTAGTCGAAG AGCGCAAACCGCCTGCACGAAACAACATTCAACCGGAGCCGACAAAACAAGGTCACAAG